The proteins below are encoded in one region of Manis javanica isolate MJ-LG chromosome 8, MJ_LKY, whole genome shotgun sequence:
- the PYGL gene encoding glycogen phosphorylase, liver form isoform X17 has product MAKPLTDQEKRRQISIRGIVGVENVAELKKGFNRHLHFTLVKDRNVATPRDYFFALAHTVRDHLVGRWIRTQQHYYEKSPKRVYYLSLEFYMGRTLQNTMINLGLQNACDEAIYQLGLDMEELEEIEEDAGLGNGGLGRLAACFLDSMATLGLAAYGYGIRYEYGIFNQKIRDGWQVEEADDWLRHGNPWEKARPEFMLPVHFYGKVEHSSAGSKWVDTQVVLALPYDTPVPGYMNNTVNTMRLWSARAPNDFNLRDFNVGDYIQAVLDRNLAENISRVLYPNDNFFEGKELRLKQEYFVVAATLQDVIRRFKASKFGSTNSTRTAFDAFPDQVAIQLNDTHPSLAIPELMRIFVDIEKLPWSKAWEITQKTFAYTNHTVLPEALERWPVELVEKLLPRHLQIIYEINQKHLDKIAALFPKDVDRLRRMSLIEEEGGKRINMAHLCIVGSHAVNGVAKIHSDIVKTQVFKDFSELEPDKFQNKTNGITPRRWLLLCNPGLAELIAEKIGEDYVKDLSQLTKLHSFLGDDIFLRKISNVKQENKLKFSQFLEKEYKVKINPSSMFDVQVKRIHEYKRQLLNCLHVVTMYNRIKKNPKKLFVPRTVIIGGKAAPGYHMAKMIIKLITSVAEVVNNDSVVGSKLKLIFLENYRVSLAEKVIPATDLSQQISTAGTEASGTGNMKFMLNGALTIGTMDGANVEMAEEAGEENLFIFGMRIEDVAALDKKGYEAKEYYEALPELKLAIDQIDHGFFSPKQPDLFKDLINMLFYHDRFKVFADYEAYVKCQEKVSQLYMEAHEPVKKEK; this is encoded by the exons ATGGCCAAGCCCCTGACAGACCAGGAGAAGCGGCGGCAGATCAGCATCCGCGGCATCGTGGGCGTGGAGAACGTGGCCGAGCTGAAGAAGGGCTTCAACCGGCACCTGCACTTCACGCTCGTCAAGGACCGCAACGTGGCCACCCCCCGCGACTACTTCTTCGCGCTGGCACACACGGTGCGCGACCACCTGGTGGGCCGCTGGATCCGCACGCAGCAGCACTACTACGAGAAGAGCCCCAAG aggGTTTATTACCTCTCTTTGGAATTTTATATGGGCCGAACCTTACAGAACACCATGATCAACCTTGGCCTGCAAAATGCCTGTGATGAGGCCATTTACCAG CTTGGGTTGGATATGGAGGAGTtagaagaaattgaagaagatgcTGGGCTTGGCAACGGTGGTCTTGGGAGGCTTGCTG CCTGCTTCTTGGATTCCATGGCAACCCTGGGACTTGCAGCCTATGGATATGGCATCCGATATGAATATGGAATCTTTAATCAGAAGATCCGAGATGGATGGCAG GTAGAGGAGGCAGATGATTGGCTTAGGCATGGAAACCCCTGGGAGAAGGCCCGTCCTGAGTTCATGCTGCCTGTGCACTTCTACGGAAAAGTAGAGCACTCCAGTGCCGGTTCCAAGTGGGTCGACACCCAG GTGGTTCTGGCCCTGCCATATGATACCCCAGTGCCTGGGTATATGAATAATACTGTCAACACCATGCGCCTCTGGTCTGCTCGGGCGCCGAATGACTTTAACCTTAGAGACT TTAATGTTGGAGACTACATTCAGGCTGTGCTGGACCGAAATCTGGCTGAGAACATCTCCCGGGTCCTGTATCCCAATGATAAT TTTTTTGAAGGGAAGGAGCTAAGACTGAAGCAAGAGTACTTCGTGGTCGCAGCTACCTTGCAAGATGTCATTCGACGCTTCAAAGCCTCCAAGTTTGGCTCCACCAATAGTACCAGGACTGCATTTGATGCCTTTCCAGACCAG GTCGCCATCCAGCTGAATGACACTCACCCTTCCCTTGCCATCCCTGAGCTGATGAGGATTTTTGTGGATATTGAAAAATTGCCATGGTCCAAG GCTTGGGAGATCACCCAGAAGACCTTTGCATACACCAACCACACAGTGCTCCCAGAAGCCCTGGAGCGCTGGCCTGTAGAGCTGGTGGAGAAGTTGCTTCCTCgacatttgcaaatcatttatgaGATAAATCAGAAGCATTTAGAT AAAATTGCAGCCTTGTTTCCTAAAGATGTCGACCGTCTGAGAAGGATGTCTCtgatagaagaggaaggaggcaaAAGGATCAACATGGCCCATCTCTGCATCGTCGGCTCCCATGCTGTGAATGGTGTGGCTAAAATTCACTCAGACATCGTGAAGACCCAAGT ATTCAAGGACTTCAGTGAGCTAGAACCAGACAAATTTCAGAACAAAACCAATGGGATCACTCCAAGGCGCTGGCTCTTACTCTGCAACCCGGGTCTTGCAGAGTTAATAGCAGAG aaaattggGGAAGATTACGTGAAAGACTTGAGCCAGCTGACAAAACTGCACAGCTTCCTGGGTGATGACATCTTCCTCCGGAAAATTTCCAATGTGAAGCAG GAGAACAAGCTGAAGTTTTCTCAGTTCCTGGAGAAGGAGTACAAAGTGAAGATCAACCCATCCTCCATGTTTGACGTGCAGGTGAAGAGGATCCATGAGTACAAGCGGCAGCTTCTGAACTGCCTGCACGTGGTCACGATGTACAACC GCATTAAGAAAAACCCTAAGAAGTTATTTGTACCCAGAACTGTTATCATTGGTGGCAAA GCTGCCCCAGGATATCACATGGCCAAAATGATCATAAAGCTGATCACCTCCGTGGCAGAAGTGGTGAACAATGACTCTGTGGTGGGGAGCAAGTTGAAACTCATCTTCTTGGAGAACTACAGAGTGTCTCTTGCTGAAAAAG TCATTCCAGCCACAGATCTGTCGCAGCAGATTTCCACTGCAGGCACCGAGGCCTCGGGGACAGGCAATATGAAGTTCATGCTGAATGGGGCCCTGACCATCGGGACCATGGATGGGGCCAATGTGGAGATGGCAGAGGAAGCCGGGGAAGAAAACCTGTTCATCTTTGGCATGCGAATCGAGGATGTGGCTGCTTTGGACAAGAAAGG GTATGAGGCAAAAGAATATTATGAGGCACTTCCAGAGCTGAAGCTGGCCATTGATCAGATTGACCATGGCTTCTTTTCTCCTAAGCAGCCTGACCTCTTCAAAGACTTAATCAACATGTTATTTTATCATGACAG atTTAAAGTGTTTGCAGACTATGAAGCCTATGTCAAGTGTCAAGAAAAAGTCAGCCAGCTGTACATG GAGGCCCATGAACCagtcaaaaaagaaaagtga
- the PYGL gene encoding glycogen phosphorylase, liver form isoform X4 translates to MAKPLTDQEKRRQISIRGIVGVENVAELKKGFNRHLHFTLVKDRNVATPRDYFFALAHTVRDHLVGRWIRTQQHYYEKSPKRVYYLSLEFYMGRTLQNTMINLGLQNACDEAIYQLGLDMEELEEIEEDAGLGNGGLGRLAACFLDSMATLGLAAYGYGIRYEYGIFNQKIRDGWQVEEADDWLRHGNPWEKARPEFMLPVHFYGKVEHSSAGSKWVDTQVVLALPYDTPVPGYMNNTVNTMRLWSARAPNDFNLRDFNVGDYIQAVLDRNLAENISRVLYPNDNFFEGKELRLKQEYFVVAATLQDVIRRFKASKFGSTNSTRTAFDAFPDQVAIQLNDTHPSLAIPELMRIFVDIEKLPWSKAWEITQKTFAYTNHTVLPEALERWPVELVEKLLPRHLQIIYEINQKHLDKIAALFPKDVDRLRRMSLIEEEGGKRINMAHLCIVGSHAVNGVAKIHSDIVKTQVFKDFSELEPDKFQNKTNGITPRRWLLLCNPGLAELIAEKIGEDYVKDLSQLTKLHSFLGDDIFLRKISNVKQENKLKFSQFLEKEYKVKINPSSMFDVQVKRIHEYKRQLLNCLHVVTMYNRIKKNPKKLFVPRTVIIGGKAAPGYHMAKMIIKLITSVAEVVNNDSVVGSKLKLIFLENYRVSLAEKVIPATDLSQQISTAGTEASGTGNMKFMLNGALTIGTMDGANVEMAEEAGEENLFIFGMRIEDVAALDKKGYEAKEYYEALPELKLAIDQIDHGFFSPKQPDLFKDLINMLFYHDRFKVFADYEAYVKCQEKVSQLYMNPKAWNTMVLRNIAASGKFSSDRTIKEYARDIWNMEPSDLKISLSNESSNGVNKANGKSTMLSGPRIGQERTQYRQEHSEKWR, encoded by the exons ATGGCCAAGCCCCTGACAGACCAGGAGAAGCGGCGGCAGATCAGCATCCGCGGCATCGTGGGCGTGGAGAACGTGGCCGAGCTGAAGAAGGGCTTCAACCGGCACCTGCACTTCACGCTCGTCAAGGACCGCAACGTGGCCACCCCCCGCGACTACTTCTTCGCGCTGGCACACACGGTGCGCGACCACCTGGTGGGCCGCTGGATCCGCACGCAGCAGCACTACTACGAGAAGAGCCCCAAG aggGTTTATTACCTCTCTTTGGAATTTTATATGGGCCGAACCTTACAGAACACCATGATCAACCTTGGCCTGCAAAATGCCTGTGATGAGGCCATTTACCAG CTTGGGTTGGATATGGAGGAGTtagaagaaattgaagaagatgcTGGGCTTGGCAACGGTGGTCTTGGGAGGCTTGCTG CCTGCTTCTTGGATTCCATGGCAACCCTGGGACTTGCAGCCTATGGATATGGCATCCGATATGAATATGGAATCTTTAATCAGAAGATCCGAGATGGATGGCAG GTAGAGGAGGCAGATGATTGGCTTAGGCATGGAAACCCCTGGGAGAAGGCCCGTCCTGAGTTCATGCTGCCTGTGCACTTCTACGGAAAAGTAGAGCACTCCAGTGCCGGTTCCAAGTGGGTCGACACCCAG GTGGTTCTGGCCCTGCCATATGATACCCCAGTGCCTGGGTATATGAATAATACTGTCAACACCATGCGCCTCTGGTCTGCTCGGGCGCCGAATGACTTTAACCTTAGAGACT TTAATGTTGGAGACTACATTCAGGCTGTGCTGGACCGAAATCTGGCTGAGAACATCTCCCGGGTCCTGTATCCCAATGATAAT TTTTTTGAAGGGAAGGAGCTAAGACTGAAGCAAGAGTACTTCGTGGTCGCAGCTACCTTGCAAGATGTCATTCGACGCTTCAAAGCCTCCAAGTTTGGCTCCACCAATAGTACCAGGACTGCATTTGATGCCTTTCCAGACCAG GTCGCCATCCAGCTGAATGACACTCACCCTTCCCTTGCCATCCCTGAGCTGATGAGGATTTTTGTGGATATTGAAAAATTGCCATGGTCCAAG GCTTGGGAGATCACCCAGAAGACCTTTGCATACACCAACCACACAGTGCTCCCAGAAGCCCTGGAGCGCTGGCCTGTAGAGCTGGTGGAGAAGTTGCTTCCTCgacatttgcaaatcatttatgaGATAAATCAGAAGCATTTAGAT AAAATTGCAGCCTTGTTTCCTAAAGATGTCGACCGTCTGAGAAGGATGTCTCtgatagaagaggaaggaggcaaAAGGATCAACATGGCCCATCTCTGCATCGTCGGCTCCCATGCTGTGAATGGTGTGGCTAAAATTCACTCAGACATCGTGAAGACCCAAGT ATTCAAGGACTTCAGTGAGCTAGAACCAGACAAATTTCAGAACAAAACCAATGGGATCACTCCAAGGCGCTGGCTCTTACTCTGCAACCCGGGTCTTGCAGAGTTAATAGCAGAG aaaattggGGAAGATTACGTGAAAGACTTGAGCCAGCTGACAAAACTGCACAGCTTCCTGGGTGATGACATCTTCCTCCGGAAAATTTCCAATGTGAAGCAG GAGAACAAGCTGAAGTTTTCTCAGTTCCTGGAGAAGGAGTACAAAGTGAAGATCAACCCATCCTCCATGTTTGACGTGCAGGTGAAGAGGATCCATGAGTACAAGCGGCAGCTTCTGAACTGCCTGCACGTGGTCACGATGTACAACC GCATTAAGAAAAACCCTAAGAAGTTATTTGTACCCAGAACTGTTATCATTGGTGGCAAA GCTGCCCCAGGATATCACATGGCCAAAATGATCATAAAGCTGATCACCTCCGTGGCAGAAGTGGTGAACAATGACTCTGTGGTGGGGAGCAAGTTGAAACTCATCTTCTTGGAGAACTACAGAGTGTCTCTTGCTGAAAAAG TCATTCCAGCCACAGATCTGTCGCAGCAGATTTCCACTGCAGGCACCGAGGCCTCGGGGACAGGCAATATGAAGTTCATGCTGAATGGGGCCCTGACCATCGGGACCATGGATGGGGCCAATGTGGAGATGGCAGAGGAAGCCGGGGAAGAAAACCTGTTCATCTTTGGCATGCGAATCGAGGATGTGGCTGCTTTGGACAAGAAAGG GTATGAGGCAAAAGAATATTATGAGGCACTTCCAGAGCTGAAGCTGGCCATTGATCAGATTGACCATGGCTTCTTTTCTCCTAAGCAGCCTGACCTCTTCAAAGACTTAATCAACATGTTATTTTATCATGACAG atTTAAAGTGTTTGCAGACTATGAAGCCTATGTCAAGTGTCAAGAAAAAGTCAGCCAGCTGTACATG AATCCAAAGGCCTGGAACACCATGGTACTCAGAAACATAGCTGCTTCGGGGAAATTCTCCAGTGACCGAACTATTAAGGAATACGCCAGGGACATCTGGAACATGGAACC
- the PYGL gene encoding glycogen phosphorylase, liver form isoform X3 — MAKPLTDQEKRRQISIRGIVGVENVAELKKGFNRHLHFTLVKDRNVATPRDYFFALAHTVRDHLVGRWIRTQQHYYEKSPKRVYYLSLEFYMGRTLQNTMINLGLQNACDEAIYQLGLDMEELEEIEEDAGLGNGGLGRLAACFLDSMATLGLAAYGYGIRYEYGIFNQKIRDGWQVEEADDWLRHGNPWEKARPEFMLPVHFYGKVEHSSAGSKWVDTQVVLALPYDTPVPGYMNNTVNTMRLWSARAPNDFNLRDFNVGDYIQAVLDRNLAENISRVLYPNDNFFEGKELRLKQEYFVVAATLQDVIRRFKASKFGSTNSTRTAFDAFPDQVAIQLNDTHPSLAIPELMRIFVDIEKLPWSKAWEITQKTFAYTNHTVLPEALERWPVELVEKLLPRHLQIIYEINQKHLDKIAALFPKDVDRLRRMSLIEEEGGKRINMAHLCIVGSHAVNGVAKIHSDIVKTQVFKDFSELEPDKFQNKTNGITPRRWLLLCNPGLAELIAEKIGEDYVKDLSQLTKLHSFLGDDIFLRKISNVKQENKLKFSQFLEKEYKVKINPSSMFDVQVKRIHEYKRQLLNCLHVVTMYNRIKKNPKKLFVPRTVIIGGKAAPGYHMAKMIIKLITSVAEVVNNDSVVGSKLKLIFLENYRVSLAEKVIPATDLSQQISTAGTEASGTGNMKFMLNGALTIGTMDGANVEMAEEAGEENLFIFGMRIEDVAALDKKGYEAKEYYEALPELKLAIDQIDHGFFSPKQPDLFKDLINMLFYHDRFKVFADYEAYVKCQEKVSQLYMNPKAWNTMVLRNIAASGKFSSDRTIKEYARDIWNMEPSDLKISLSNESSNGVNKANGKSTMLSGPRIGQERTQYRQEHSEKCWLCHP, encoded by the exons ATGGCCAAGCCCCTGACAGACCAGGAGAAGCGGCGGCAGATCAGCATCCGCGGCATCGTGGGCGTGGAGAACGTGGCCGAGCTGAAGAAGGGCTTCAACCGGCACCTGCACTTCACGCTCGTCAAGGACCGCAACGTGGCCACCCCCCGCGACTACTTCTTCGCGCTGGCACACACGGTGCGCGACCACCTGGTGGGCCGCTGGATCCGCACGCAGCAGCACTACTACGAGAAGAGCCCCAAG aggGTTTATTACCTCTCTTTGGAATTTTATATGGGCCGAACCTTACAGAACACCATGATCAACCTTGGCCTGCAAAATGCCTGTGATGAGGCCATTTACCAG CTTGGGTTGGATATGGAGGAGTtagaagaaattgaagaagatgcTGGGCTTGGCAACGGTGGTCTTGGGAGGCTTGCTG CCTGCTTCTTGGATTCCATGGCAACCCTGGGACTTGCAGCCTATGGATATGGCATCCGATATGAATATGGAATCTTTAATCAGAAGATCCGAGATGGATGGCAG GTAGAGGAGGCAGATGATTGGCTTAGGCATGGAAACCCCTGGGAGAAGGCCCGTCCTGAGTTCATGCTGCCTGTGCACTTCTACGGAAAAGTAGAGCACTCCAGTGCCGGTTCCAAGTGGGTCGACACCCAG GTGGTTCTGGCCCTGCCATATGATACCCCAGTGCCTGGGTATATGAATAATACTGTCAACACCATGCGCCTCTGGTCTGCTCGGGCGCCGAATGACTTTAACCTTAGAGACT TTAATGTTGGAGACTACATTCAGGCTGTGCTGGACCGAAATCTGGCTGAGAACATCTCCCGGGTCCTGTATCCCAATGATAAT TTTTTTGAAGGGAAGGAGCTAAGACTGAAGCAAGAGTACTTCGTGGTCGCAGCTACCTTGCAAGATGTCATTCGACGCTTCAAAGCCTCCAAGTTTGGCTCCACCAATAGTACCAGGACTGCATTTGATGCCTTTCCAGACCAG GTCGCCATCCAGCTGAATGACACTCACCCTTCCCTTGCCATCCCTGAGCTGATGAGGATTTTTGTGGATATTGAAAAATTGCCATGGTCCAAG GCTTGGGAGATCACCCAGAAGACCTTTGCATACACCAACCACACAGTGCTCCCAGAAGCCCTGGAGCGCTGGCCTGTAGAGCTGGTGGAGAAGTTGCTTCCTCgacatttgcaaatcatttatgaGATAAATCAGAAGCATTTAGAT AAAATTGCAGCCTTGTTTCCTAAAGATGTCGACCGTCTGAGAAGGATGTCTCtgatagaagaggaaggaggcaaAAGGATCAACATGGCCCATCTCTGCATCGTCGGCTCCCATGCTGTGAATGGTGTGGCTAAAATTCACTCAGACATCGTGAAGACCCAAGT ATTCAAGGACTTCAGTGAGCTAGAACCAGACAAATTTCAGAACAAAACCAATGGGATCACTCCAAGGCGCTGGCTCTTACTCTGCAACCCGGGTCTTGCAGAGTTAATAGCAGAG aaaattggGGAAGATTACGTGAAAGACTTGAGCCAGCTGACAAAACTGCACAGCTTCCTGGGTGATGACATCTTCCTCCGGAAAATTTCCAATGTGAAGCAG GAGAACAAGCTGAAGTTTTCTCAGTTCCTGGAGAAGGAGTACAAAGTGAAGATCAACCCATCCTCCATGTTTGACGTGCAGGTGAAGAGGATCCATGAGTACAAGCGGCAGCTTCTGAACTGCCTGCACGTGGTCACGATGTACAACC GCATTAAGAAAAACCCTAAGAAGTTATTTGTACCCAGAACTGTTATCATTGGTGGCAAA GCTGCCCCAGGATATCACATGGCCAAAATGATCATAAAGCTGATCACCTCCGTGGCAGAAGTGGTGAACAATGACTCTGTGGTGGGGAGCAAGTTGAAACTCATCTTCTTGGAGAACTACAGAGTGTCTCTTGCTGAAAAAG TCATTCCAGCCACAGATCTGTCGCAGCAGATTTCCACTGCAGGCACCGAGGCCTCGGGGACAGGCAATATGAAGTTCATGCTGAATGGGGCCCTGACCATCGGGACCATGGATGGGGCCAATGTGGAGATGGCAGAGGAAGCCGGGGAAGAAAACCTGTTCATCTTTGGCATGCGAATCGAGGATGTGGCTGCTTTGGACAAGAAAGG GTATGAGGCAAAAGAATATTATGAGGCACTTCCAGAGCTGAAGCTGGCCATTGATCAGATTGACCATGGCTTCTTTTCTCCTAAGCAGCCTGACCTCTTCAAAGACTTAATCAACATGTTATTTTATCATGACAG atTTAAAGTGTTTGCAGACTATGAAGCCTATGTCAAGTGTCAAGAAAAAGTCAGCCAGCTGTACATG AATCCAAAGGCCTGGAACACCATGGTACTCAGAAACATAGCTGCTTCGGGGAAATTCTCCAGTGACCGAACTATTAAGGAATACGCCAGGGACATCTGGAACATGGAACC
- the PYGL gene encoding glycogen phosphorylase, liver form isoform X10, which yields MAKPLTDQEKRRQISIRGIVGVENVAELKKGFNRHLHFTLVKDRNVATPRDYFFALAHTVRDHLVGRWIRTQQHYYEKSPKRVYYLSLEFYMGRTLQNTMINLGLQNACDEAIYQLGLDMEELEEIEEDAGLGNGGLGRLAACFLDSMATLGLAAYGYGIRYEYGIFNQKIRDGWQVEEADDWLRHGNPWEKARPEFMLPVHFYGKVEHSSAGSKWVDTQVVLALPYDTPVPGYMNNTVNTMRLWSARAPNDFNLRDFNVGDYIQAVLDRNLAENISRVLYPNDNFFEGKELRLKQEYFVVAATLQDVIRRFKASKFGSTNSTRTAFDAFPDQVAIQLNDTHPSLAIPELMRIFVDIEKLPWSKAWEITQKTFAYTNHTVLPEALERWPVELVEKLLPRHLQIIYEINQKHLDKIAALFPKDVDRLRRMSLIEEEGGKRINMAHLCIVGSHAVNGVAKIHSDIVKTQVFKDFSELEPDKFQNKTNGITPRRWLLLCNPGLAELIAEKIGEDYVKDLSQLTKLHSFLGDDIFLRKISNVKQENKLKFSQFLEKEYKVKINPSSMFDVQVKRIHEYKRQLLNCLHVVTMYNRIKKNPKKLFVPRTVIIGGKAAPGYHMAKMIIKLITSVAEVVNNDSVVGSKLKLIFLENYRVSLAEKVIPATDLSQQISTAGTEASGTGNMKFMLNGALTIGTMDGANVEMAEEAGEENLFIFGMRIEDVAALDKKGYEAKEYYEALPELKLAIDQIDHGFFSPKQPDLFKDLINMLFYHDRFKVFADYEAYVKCQEKVSQLYMNPKAWNTMVLRNIAASGKFSSDRTIKEYARDIWNMEPSDLKISLSNESSNGVNKANGKSSITLKLRTSS from the exons ATGGCCAAGCCCCTGACAGACCAGGAGAAGCGGCGGCAGATCAGCATCCGCGGCATCGTGGGCGTGGAGAACGTGGCCGAGCTGAAGAAGGGCTTCAACCGGCACCTGCACTTCACGCTCGTCAAGGACCGCAACGTGGCCACCCCCCGCGACTACTTCTTCGCGCTGGCACACACGGTGCGCGACCACCTGGTGGGCCGCTGGATCCGCACGCAGCAGCACTACTACGAGAAGAGCCCCAAG aggGTTTATTACCTCTCTTTGGAATTTTATATGGGCCGAACCTTACAGAACACCATGATCAACCTTGGCCTGCAAAATGCCTGTGATGAGGCCATTTACCAG CTTGGGTTGGATATGGAGGAGTtagaagaaattgaagaagatgcTGGGCTTGGCAACGGTGGTCTTGGGAGGCTTGCTG CCTGCTTCTTGGATTCCATGGCAACCCTGGGACTTGCAGCCTATGGATATGGCATCCGATATGAATATGGAATCTTTAATCAGAAGATCCGAGATGGATGGCAG GTAGAGGAGGCAGATGATTGGCTTAGGCATGGAAACCCCTGGGAGAAGGCCCGTCCTGAGTTCATGCTGCCTGTGCACTTCTACGGAAAAGTAGAGCACTCCAGTGCCGGTTCCAAGTGGGTCGACACCCAG GTGGTTCTGGCCCTGCCATATGATACCCCAGTGCCTGGGTATATGAATAATACTGTCAACACCATGCGCCTCTGGTCTGCTCGGGCGCCGAATGACTTTAACCTTAGAGACT TTAATGTTGGAGACTACATTCAGGCTGTGCTGGACCGAAATCTGGCTGAGAACATCTCCCGGGTCCTGTATCCCAATGATAAT TTTTTTGAAGGGAAGGAGCTAAGACTGAAGCAAGAGTACTTCGTGGTCGCAGCTACCTTGCAAGATGTCATTCGACGCTTCAAAGCCTCCAAGTTTGGCTCCACCAATAGTACCAGGACTGCATTTGATGCCTTTCCAGACCAG GTCGCCATCCAGCTGAATGACACTCACCCTTCCCTTGCCATCCCTGAGCTGATGAGGATTTTTGTGGATATTGAAAAATTGCCATGGTCCAAG GCTTGGGAGATCACCCAGAAGACCTTTGCATACACCAACCACACAGTGCTCCCAGAAGCCCTGGAGCGCTGGCCTGTAGAGCTGGTGGAGAAGTTGCTTCCTCgacatttgcaaatcatttatgaGATAAATCAGAAGCATTTAGAT AAAATTGCAGCCTTGTTTCCTAAAGATGTCGACCGTCTGAGAAGGATGTCTCtgatagaagaggaaggaggcaaAAGGATCAACATGGCCCATCTCTGCATCGTCGGCTCCCATGCTGTGAATGGTGTGGCTAAAATTCACTCAGACATCGTGAAGACCCAAGT ATTCAAGGACTTCAGTGAGCTAGAACCAGACAAATTTCAGAACAAAACCAATGGGATCACTCCAAGGCGCTGGCTCTTACTCTGCAACCCGGGTCTTGCAGAGTTAATAGCAGAG aaaattggGGAAGATTACGTGAAAGACTTGAGCCAGCTGACAAAACTGCACAGCTTCCTGGGTGATGACATCTTCCTCCGGAAAATTTCCAATGTGAAGCAG GAGAACAAGCTGAAGTTTTCTCAGTTCCTGGAGAAGGAGTACAAAGTGAAGATCAACCCATCCTCCATGTTTGACGTGCAGGTGAAGAGGATCCATGAGTACAAGCGGCAGCTTCTGAACTGCCTGCACGTGGTCACGATGTACAACC GCATTAAGAAAAACCCTAAGAAGTTATTTGTACCCAGAACTGTTATCATTGGTGGCAAA GCTGCCCCAGGATATCACATGGCCAAAATGATCATAAAGCTGATCACCTCCGTGGCAGAAGTGGTGAACAATGACTCTGTGGTGGGGAGCAAGTTGAAACTCATCTTCTTGGAGAACTACAGAGTGTCTCTTGCTGAAAAAG TCATTCCAGCCACAGATCTGTCGCAGCAGATTTCCACTGCAGGCACCGAGGCCTCGGGGACAGGCAATATGAAGTTCATGCTGAATGGGGCCCTGACCATCGGGACCATGGATGGGGCCAATGTGGAGATGGCAGAGGAAGCCGGGGAAGAAAACCTGTTCATCTTTGGCATGCGAATCGAGGATGTGGCTGCTTTGGACAAGAAAGG GTATGAGGCAAAAGAATATTATGAGGCACTTCCAGAGCTGAAGCTGGCCATTGATCAGATTGACCATGGCTTCTTTTCTCCTAAGCAGCCTGACCTCTTCAAAGACTTAATCAACATGTTATTTTATCATGACAG atTTAAAGTGTTTGCAGACTATGAAGCCTATGTCAAGTGTCAAGAAAAAGTCAGCCAGCTGTACATG AATCCAAAGGCCTGGAACACCATGGTACTCAGAAACATAGCTGCTTCGGGGAAATTCTCCAGTGACCGAACTATTAAGGAATACGCCAGGGACATCTGGAACATGGAACC